In Pseudorasbora parva isolate DD20220531a chromosome 9, ASM2467924v1, whole genome shotgun sequence, the following proteins share a genomic window:
- the pnhd gene encoding uncharacterized protein pnhd, with amino-acid sequence MTMDLLPLSVFLLLCAVHQTFTAVLGKNTDSRNLFTERACCRRQSHAVYIGKDISGSPVNVDVGVCRTHCGQSARFTSLEAGLRASKHSSMLDFLRHKKMSRLDPSSSSSEPVSGSPSCGSSSSCEPAGVRVDRVMLYEGLREVEIIEDCHCEAKMSQCVRAPSLKTYYSETPYETVIDAGKCVGSKGAPEGFSCVPTKFDSTLIEMPNKVELIQTVAQCKLMEGCYRIPYVEYHYEITYSDDGVQVESLREIDVGRCLGSCTSGSRCLLRSASDLGECLLWAEGQGNACVPQDYESHTFLSQHGQIRTILAITSCLCQS; translated from the exons ATGACTATGGATTTACTGCCGCTGTCTGTGTTTCTTTTGCTCTGCGCCGTCCATCAGACCT TCACAGCAGTTTTGGGTAAAAACACAGACTCCAGAAACCTGTTCACAGAGAGAGCCTGCTGCAGACGCCAGAGTCACGCCGTCTACATCGGCAAAG ATATCTCTGGCAGTCCTGTGAATGTTGACGTGGGCGTGTGCAGAACACACTGTGGCCAATCAGCGCGTTTTACGTCACTGGAGGCGGGGTTAAGGGCTTCCAAACATTCCTCAATGCTCGATTTCCTGCGACACAAAAAG ATGAGCCGCCTGGAtccatcctcctcctcctcagagCCCGTCAGCGGCTCCCCGTCCTGCGGGTCGAGCTCCAGCTGTGAGCCGGCCGGGGTCCGTGTGGACCGAGTGATGCTGTATGAAGGTCTGCGGGAGGTTGAGATCATCGAGGACTGTCACTGCGAAGCCAAAATGAGCCAGTGTGTCCGAGCGCCTTCGCTGAAAACATACTACTCTGAGACCCCGTACGAGACCGTTATAGACGCAGGCAAATGTGTGGGGTCCAAAGGGGCTCCAG AAGGATTTTCATGCGTTCCCACTAAGTTTGATTCCACCCTCATTGAAATGCCAAACAAAGTGGAGCTGATCCAAACAGTGGCTCAATGCAAACTAATGGAGGGATGTTATCGCATCCCGTATGTGGAGTATCACTACGAGATCACATACAGCGACGATGGAGTCCAAGTGGAAAgtctgagg GAAATAGATGTTGGCAGATGTTTGGGAAGCTGCACCTCAGGGAGCCGCTGTCTTCTCAG GAGTGCGTCGGATCTCGGGGAGTGTTTGCTGTGGGCGGAAGGACAGGGCAACGCTTGTGTTCCTCAAGACTACGAGAGCCACACTTTCCTCAGTCAACACGGCCAAATCCGCACCATTCTGGCCATCACTTCCTGTCTGTGCCAGTCTTAA